Genomic window (Streptomyces sp. LX-29):
CCAGCGCTCGGAAGACCGACAGCACGGCGAGCCGCAGGGCGAGTCCGTCGCCGTGCTCCGCCGCTCCCCGCCGCCCGGTCAGCGCCGCGTCCAACACGGCGCGCTGGGACGGCGGAAGCGCGTGGGAGACCTCGTCGGCGACCGGTCCCAGGGCGTCGATGAGGGCCAGGAACGGGAGATGCGCCTCGGACTCGGTGGGGGAGCAGCGCAGCAGCCGGACGGTGCCGCCACCCGAGGCTTCCGGTGTCGCAGGTGTCGTCGGTGCCGCCGGTGCGCCGTGGGGGGCCGACCACGGACCGGGAACGGCCGGCCTGCCGCCGGTGCCCGGGCCGCCGGGCGTCTCCCGCAAGCCGTTCGTGTGCCGCGCGGTGGCCAATCCCTGTATGCCGGTCGTGTCGTGGGCGCCGCGTACGCCGTGCGTCCCGCCGGTGTCCCGCGCCTCGCCGGTGTCGCCCCCACGCGTCGCGCCGCCTGCGCTCTGCGCGGTCTGCGCGCTCCGCGCGCGGAACTCGACGGTCAGGGCCCGCAGCAGGGTCGATTTCCCGATCCCGGCCGGGCCGTGCAGCAGCACGCTGCCGCCCTGGGCCAGCCGCTCACGCGCCCGCGCGAGCAGCTCGTCCCGGCCGACCACGGCTTCGCCGCCGGGTGCGATCGGGCCGGGGCAGTTCGTCAGATCTGGCTTCACGACGCGTCACGCCCTTGCTGCTCTCACTGCTGCAAAACCGACATCTACCTATAAATCAAGGCGTGGCGCACAATGGTGGTGCGGTGCGCCGTTGCACCGCGCGGTCAGACCTGCATGATCGAAGGAGGCGAGTCGCATGGCCGACGTCTCGCATCACAGAACTGATCTTAGGGGCCACCCCGACGTGTCCGAGATGCGGGAGCGCTACGCCCGGCTGCTCGGTGAACGGGATGTGGTGTTCGTGGACGGACCGGTGCTGCTTGCCGGTCTGTATCTTGCTGTCTCTCCGTGGGTGGTGCACTTTTCAGGCAACACCGACCTCGCCATGCACAACCTGATCTTGGGCATATGCGTGGCCGTGCTGGGTCTCGGGCTCACCGTGGCGCCGACCCGCATGTACAGCCTGTGCTGGACCATGTGTGCGATCGGCGTCTGGTTGATCATCTCCCCGTGGGTGGTCACGGGGTCCCCCGACGCTGGAATGATCTTGAACAACATCATCGTCGGCGCCATCACCTGTCTGCTGGGTCTGATCGCCGCCGGCATGGTGATGCGCAACAGGAAGGTGGTCACGTAGCCACACCATCACCCCACCGCCGCCTCGCCGCGACGGTGCCGGCGCGGCACACCGCCGCGTCGTCGCGAGCGTGTAGCCGACCGTCGCCTCCCTCGGCTTTCCGATGGGAGGCGACGGTGTGCCTCCCGGCGCCTCCCGGGAACCGGAATCACCGACACCTACGGTCGACGGCATGACGACGAAGATCCTCATGATGGTGAGCGCCGCGGACAGTCTCACCCTCAGCGACGGCACCGCACATCCCACCGGCTACTGGGCCGAGGAGGTGGCCGTCACCCACGATCTGCTCACCGGCGCGGGCGCCGAGGTCCGGATCGCCACCCCGGCCGGTGCCGTGCCCACCGTCGACCCCGCCAGCCTCGACCCGCGCGGGGGCGTCGACGAGGAGGATGTGCGGCGCTACCGCGCGTACCTCGACTCCATGGGCCCCAGCCTGGCCGCCCCGCTGCGCATCGCCGACATCGCGGCGGCCGACTACGCCGCGTATGTGCTGCCCGGCGGGCACGGCCCGATGGTCGACCTCGCCTTCGACGGCGATCTGGGCCGGCTGCTGGTCGAGGCCGACCGCCTCGGCAAGATCATCGCCCCGCTGTGCCACGGGGTGGCCGGGCTGATCCCCGCGCGCGTGGAACACGACGCCTTCGCGTTCGCCGGTCGCCGCATGACGGGCTTCACGGACGCGGAGGAGCGGGAGACGGGCCTGGACCTGACATGGCTGGTCGAGAGCCGGCTGCGCCAGCTCGGCGCGGCCTTCGAGGCCGGTGAGCCGTGGACCAGCAAGGTGGTCGTCGACGGCAACCTGATCAGCGGCCAGAATCCCCAGTCCAGCGCGGACTTCGCCCATGAGGTGCTCCGGGCGGTGCGGGACGCCGCGGCGGCCTCCGGCTGACGGCGTCCGACGCCCGACGGCCCCGGCCCCGTGCCCGGGGCCGGGCGTGGCCTATCCGGGCCTGGCCTCCTGCGCCGGCTACGGTGCCCTGCCCGCGCCGCGCGGCGCATGGAGACACGGCGCGCGGAGACGACCGGAGTGCCGAGACGAGCGGCGTACGGCGACGAGCGGCGTGACCCGGTGGCCGGGTCGGACACCCGGCCGCCGCGCTGAGGCCGGCATACATCTCTGACCGTGCCATCAATACTGATGATCGACAGGATCGCGTCAACGCTTTCCCAACGTATGTCAATGATGCGTCAGGGACGCGAACGGACCCCGCCGGGACGGGCATAGCGTCAGTGCGCGCCCTGGTCCACACCAGTGGCCCGGGCGGCACCCGTTTCGTCGAGGAGGAGCGTCGTGAACGCGCATCTGTACGCAGAAGACCCGGAGCCCTCAGATCCCGGCCCGGCCGGACCTCTCATCGTCCCCGTCCGGTCGGGTCCTGCGGGCTACGCGGCCCGCATGTTCCGCACCCCGCTGGGCGACCGTATGGCGGTCGCCTTCAGCTCCCCCCAGCGGCTCGCCGCCGTGCTCGGCGCCGAGCAGCCGTGGGTCCGGCTCAGCGAGCCCGCACTGCGGGCGCTGACCGCCCCCTTGGGCGCCACCTCCGTGACCGTGGACCCCCAGCTGGCCGCCCCCGCCCCCACGCCCCCGCCCGCCGCCGTCCCCGCGACAGCGTCCCGCGACCCGCGCCCGCGCCTGACGCTGCGGATCGGCTGAGGAGGCCATCGAGATGTCCATCCCGCTAGCCCGCCCCGCGCGGTCCACCGCTTCCGCGCCGGCCCCGGCCGACAGCGCGCGCACCACCGCGCGGGAAGCCGTTTCCCCCCGCGGCGCCGGCCGTGTCCAGAGCGCCCCCGGAGCCACCGCTGGAGCCACCACGGGAGCCGGCTCCGGATCCGTCACCGGAACCACCGCCGCCCCCGCCCCCGGATCCGCCTCCGGCCCCGCCCCCGCAACCGCCGTCGGAGCGGCACGGGAGGCGGTCCCGGCCGCCGCCCTGTCCGTGTGGCCGGCCTCGACGAGGCCCCTGGCCGGAGCCGACCTCGCCGTGGGCGGCGTCCCGCTCACCGAGATCGCCGACCGCTTCGGCACCCCCGTCTACGTCCTCGACGAGGAAGAGGTGCGCACCCGCTGCCGGACCTACCGGGACGCCTTCCCCGAGGCCGACATCCACTACGCGGCGAAGGCCTTCCTGTGCCGCGCCATGGCGCACTGGGTCCAGGAGGAGGGCCTCGGCCTGGACGTGTGCTCCGCGGGCGAACTGGAACTCGCGGTGACCACCGGCTTCCCGGTGGAGCGCATCGTGCTGCACGGCAACGCCAAGAGCCCGCAGGACCTGCACTCCGCGTTGCGGCTCGGCGTCGGTCGCATCGTGATCGACTCCACCTCGGAGATCGCCCGGCTGGCGGCCGAGGTCCCGGCCGGAGGTCGCCAGAAGGTCATGGTCCGCGTGGTGCCCGGCATCACCGCGGGCGGCCACGCCAAGATCCAGACAGGTACGGACGCCCAGAAGTTCGGCCTGTCGCTCACCGACGGCTCGGCCCACCACGCCATCACCCGGATCCTGGACCAGTCGCGCCTGGAGCTCACCGGTCTGCACTGCCACCTCGGCTCCCAGATCACCACCGTCAAGCCGTACCTCCAGGCGGTGCGCCGCCTGGTCGGGCTGATGGCCCGGGTGCACCAGCAGCACGGCGTGACCCTCACCGAGCTCGACCTCGGCGGAGGCCACGGCATCGCCTACCGTCCCGGCGAACCCGCCCTGGACGTCACCGCGCTGGCCCGCAAGGTGCGCCTGGAGCTCGCCGAGAGCTGCGCGGCGGCCGGGCTGGCCGTGCCCCGGCTGATGATCGAGCCGGGCCGGGCCATCGCCGGGCCCGCGGGCGTGGCGCTGTACCGGGTGCTGTCGGTCAAGCGCTCCGGCGAGCACACCTTCGTCGCCGTCGACGGCGGCATGAGCGACAACCCGCGGCCCGCGCTGTACGGCGTGCGATACGCGCCCCGTCTGGTCGGCCGTCACTCCACGGCCGCGCCCCGCACCGCCACCGTCGTGGGCCGCCACTGCGAGGCGGGCGACATCCTGGCGGGCGGGGCGGAGCTGCCCGAGGACGTCCGACCCGGAGATGTGATCGCCGTACCCGTGGCCGGGGCGTACCACCTCTCCATGGCCTCCGGCTACAACCTGGTCGGCCGCCCGCCGGTGGTCGCCGTCGCCGAGGGCCGCGCGCGACTGCTGGTACGGCGCGAGTCGCTGGAGGACATCCGGCGTCGGGACATCGGCCTCTAGCCGACTCGTCACCGTGCGGCCGGCCGTCCCGGTCGACGCCGGATCACGGCGCGCGCGGCCGCGGAACGCCCGGCCGTCGCGCGCCGCCGGGGCGCGCTCGACCGCCGTAGGCCCGGCTCGCCTCCGTACGCCCGGTCACCGCCCGGCTGGTGACCGGGCTCCCGCGCGGGAGTCGGCCGCACCCCGCGCGGGCGGCGGCCCCGATGAACTCCGGCCCCGGCGCCGGCCGTAACCGACACCGGACACACCGGACCGCGAGCCTCCTTTACTGGTCTGAACTCCAACAGGTTGCTGGCCTGAACTCCAACGGGCGTGCCAATGGCGTGAGTTGGAGGGCCGCACAAGTCGTGGAAGTGGTTGACGGTCCGCCATGCCATCCGTACCGTTCTGGATCGTAGGAAATGCAGATGATTGAGATCGTCTACGGGGGGGCAGATGTCGAACGCACGGGGGAAGCACCCGCACCCGCCGGGTGCGTTACCGTCGGCCGTACCGCTTTCGGCCGCGTCGGAGGTCGCGGACGGTGACGGTTCGACTTCGTCGAGGGGGGCCGCCGCGGTGTGCGTCGCGCGGGGCGGCGGGCGCGGCTGGACGCTCGCCGCGGTGTGCGTCGCGGCGTTCATGCTGATGCTCGATCTGACGGTGGTGAACGTCGCCCTGCCGGACATGCGCGCATCCTTCGACGCAGGCTTCTCCGATCTGCAATGGGTGCTCGACTCCTATGCGCTGGGGCTGGCGGTCTTCCTGCTCACCAGCGGTTCGCTGGCGGACCGGTTCGGTCGGAAGCGGATGTTCAACGCCGGCTTCGTGATCTTTCTGGCCGCCTCGCTGGCCTGCGGCGTGGCGCCGAGCGCCGGCTTCCTGTCGGTGGCGCGGGGCGTGCAGGGGCTCGGCGCGGCGGTGCTGTTCGCGATCGGTCCCGCCCTGAT
Coding sequences:
- a CDS encoding SPW repeat protein; translated protein: MADVSHHRTDLRGHPDVSEMRERYARLLGERDVVFVDGPVLLAGLYLAVSPWVVHFSGNTDLAMHNLILGICVAVLGLGLTVAPTRMYSLCWTMCAIGVWLIISPWVVTGSPDAGMILNNIIVGAITCLLGLIAAGMVMRNRKVVT
- a CDS encoding type 1 glutamine amidotransferase domain-containing protein produces the protein MTTKILMMVSAADSLTLSDGTAHPTGYWAEEVAVTHDLLTGAGAEVRIATPAGAVPTVDPASLDPRGGVDEEDVRRYRAYLDSMGPSLAAPLRIADIAAADYAAYVLPGGHGPMVDLAFDGDLGRLLVEADRLGKIIAPLCHGVAGLIPARVEHDAFAFAGRRMTGFTDAEERETGLDLTWLVESRLRQLGAAFEAGEPWTSKVVVDGNLISGQNPQSSADFAHEVLRAVRDAAAASG
- a CDS encoding SAV_915 family protein, with the translated sequence MNAHLYAEDPEPSDPGPAGPLIVPVRSGPAGYAARMFRTPLGDRMAVAFSSPQRLAAVLGAEQPWVRLSEPALRALTAPLGATSVTVDPQLAAPAPTPPPAAVPATASRDPRPRLTLRIG
- the lysA gene encoding diaminopimelate decarboxylase, yielding MSIPLARPARSTASAPAPADSARTTAREAVSPRGAGRVQSAPGATAGATTGAGSGSVTGTTAAPAPGSASGPAPATAVGAAREAVPAAALSVWPASTRPLAGADLAVGGVPLTEIADRFGTPVYVLDEEEVRTRCRTYRDAFPEADIHYAAKAFLCRAMAHWVQEEGLGLDVCSAGELELAVTTGFPVERIVLHGNAKSPQDLHSALRLGVGRIVIDSTSEIARLAAEVPAGGRQKVMVRVVPGITAGGHAKIQTGTDAQKFGLSLTDGSAHHAITRILDQSRLELTGLHCHLGSQITTVKPYLQAVRRLVGLMARVHQQHGVTLTELDLGGGHGIAYRPGEPALDVTALARKVRLELAESCAAAGLAVPRLMIEPGRAIAGPAGVALYRVLSVKRSGEHTFVAVDGGMSDNPRPALYGVRYAPRLVGRHSTAAPRTATVVGRHCEAGDILAGGAELPEDVRPGDVIAVPVAGAYHLSMASGYNLVGRPPVVAVAEGRARLLVRRESLEDIRRRDIGL